The Victivallis sp. Marseille-Q1083 DNA window ACGAGGTGCTCGAAGGCGGCATTTCACCGGAAGAGGTGATCGTCAGTTGGCGTAATCCGGAGTGCGGCGAAGAGGCGATGGCGCGGGGATTTGAAACGATCGTCTGCAATGCTTACTACGCTTATCTGGATTATTGCCAGGGCAACCCGGAAACCGAGCCGCTGAACATCGGCGGTGATCTGCCGCTGGAGAAAGCGTATCAGTTGGAAGTGTTTCCGGCCGGTGCGACGCCGGAGATGACGGAAAAAATCCTCGGCGGCCAGGGGCAGCTCTGGACCGAATATATCGCCGACCAGGATCAGTTGGATTATATGGCTTTTCCGCGCGGCTGCGCGTTGGCGGAGCGGCTGTGGACGCCGGCGGTTCATTGTCGCTGGGAAGAGTTTCAGACGCGTTTGCGGCATCATCTGGGCCGGCTGGATCGTCTCGGCGTGAAATACCGGCCGCTGGATTGATGGCCGGGTGCGTCTGTTGCCGCGAAAAATCCCGGAAAATGACGGATTTTTCCGTCATTTTCCGGGATTCAAGTTCAAAGCAGGCCGTCAAAACGGTCCCTGGTAGAGATGCAACGGGATTTCCACCGCTCCGGATTTGCCGTGCAAGCCGAGCTGCAGGCGGTAGCGGCCGCCGGGCAGATGCCGCAGCTCGAACTGCAGTTTGCTTTTGCCGGGCGGCAACGGCAGCGTTTCGGCGGCGACCGGCTGGCCGGCGGCATCCAGCAGCGTTGCCGTCAGCGGCGACCGGGCCAATTCCAGCTCTCCGACGCAGGGTTGGATGGTCAATTCGGCACTTTCGGCGGAGACCATCGTCAGAGCATCCGGAGTTACCGCCAGGGCGGTCGGCGCCGGATTGATGATCACCGGAACGGCGGCAATCTGTCGATCGCCGGCCAGGAGTGCCACTCGCCAGTTTTGAACGGCGGTGATCGTCTCCGGCACCTGGAACGGCAGCGCGATGTCCGGTTGCGCCGGATCGAACGGCTGGGAAGCGACCTGATTGTTGGCCGGATCGAACAGAGCCAGAGTCAAATTCTCCTCCGTTTCGGGTGTTTTCAGTTCGATTGTGCCGGCCAGCCGGTTGCGGCCCGGATAGAAGCCGGAGTTGAGCCGGAATTCCGCCGCGCCGTCCGCGGCCGGACCGGCGAAAGCCAGTTGACCGTCGGCCAGTCCGAAACTGTCTTCGAATTGCGCCCAGGAACTCAGTTCGTTGCGCGTGTGGAACGCACGGCAGACGTTGAATTGCCACAGCGTTCCCTTTGATGGCGGTTCCGACAGACCGAAATCCGTCCATGGAATGAAGATTTCCATACCGACGCCGCCGCTCGGGTTCAACGGGGCGGCGGTAACGACCCGCGTGCCCGATTTCTGTACCTGACCGTCGCGCAACATCACCCGTTTGCCGCTGACCGAGACGATCAGATGATAAATGGGTTTGCTTTTATCCGAACGGAAAAAAAATTCAAAGTTATTTTCCGACCACAGATTCGGATCGTCGTCGTCCAGGGAACAATTCTTCTGGTCGACATGGTTGCCGCCGGCCCAGAGGTAGAGTCCCCGGTCGTCATAGGCGACTGCGCAGTTGGCGCCGCTCGGCGGTTCCATTCGCTGAAACTCTTCTTCCGACGAGGCCAACGCCCGCATCTGGGCTTCCTTTGCCTTGCTCCAGCGGAAACGGTCGGTTTGATTTTCCCGGCGCTGCCAGATGTTTTCCTGCCGCCTGCCGTCCAGGTTGATCGCCTGATCCATTTCAACGGCTTGAAGCAGGCGGCCGCCGGGATCGACATTCTGATGCAACGGCGTCAGGCGGCAGGTTAACTGCGGCTTGGCCGCCGGAGGATTGGTCGTCCAGATTGCCGGCTCCCCCAGCGCAAGCCGGGCTTGATTGATCGCTTCAACACATTGCCAGCGATAGCGGTCCAGCACCTGATCGGTCAAGCCGGTTGCCGTGGTGGCGTATTCGATGGAATTTACCGGCCGGGTGGTGAACAGTTCATCATACAGTTTCTGCAGTTCGGCGGCAACCGGCAAGCCGGCCGCCCGGCAGCGGGCCAGGTAGCGTTCCAGCTCCCGGAAGTAAAAGAGATCGCTCAGCCCTTCCGCCGTACGCTCAATGCCAATGGAGGGCGACAGGCCGTCGGCGCCGATCACCGTCTCAATCCACGGTCCGCCGGTTTGCCAGGCGTCCGCCCATTGGTGGTAGGCGGTCGCGCCGATCCGAATCAGATAAATGGCGAAATTTCGATTCCAGCCGCCGTTGTAGTACCAGATATGCGCCTGATCGCGGCGGGCATTTTCCAACCCTTCTTCGGTCCAGTTGTTGTAGGAACGGATTCGCAGATGGTCGCGGGCGCCGCGGTCGATCGAATCGAACGCATAACCGATCGCGTTGTCGATCAGGAAAGTGTCCTCATCGCCGACCACGGCGCGCAGCGTCGGATTGAAGGCCTCATAACCGATGGTTTTGATGGTTGGATAACCGATTTCCTCTTCCGCGCAGTAGATGAAACGCGGCCAGTCGTGTTCGCGGTGCTGCCGGACCAGTTCGTGCAGGAAGGCGGCGAAAATCTTTTTGCTCGATTCCGGATAATCCTTTTCGCCGGTATGACCGATATTGAGCCCGTCCGGGCCGTAAATGCCGAGATCGCCATCCACTTGCTCGACGCCGAGCGCATTCAGTTTGCGGGCTGCCGCGTAGGCGTACCAGCTGATATTGCGCACATCGACGCCGAGCGGTCCGGTCATCCGGTATTTGGTCATCAAATCGGCGATCCGTTCCAGAAAAGGCAGTTTCAGGCGCGGTTGATTGTCCACCCAGGCCATTTCCCCGTAAAGGTGGAACAGCACCGGACTGTTGAAACCGCGGCTTTTCAAATAGCGGATGTAGAGCTCCAGATTTTCCGCCGTCCACCATTCCGGCGCCATGTTTTTGAATTCGCCGCGATCCGGACCGTAAAAGTCGCCGGGAATATACATGCCCCAGGCTCCTTCCGGAGTCTGGTAATCCCAATCCAGCACCGCCAGCTCCACCGGGACCGGCGCCGTCCGCCCGTCCGCCGTGACGGTGAATTCCCCACGGTACAGGCCGGATTGCGCCGCTTCCGGAACGTACAAGTTGACCAGGATAAACAAAGTATCGCCAGTTTTCAGCCGCCACGGCTGGTCGGCGGTCAGAAAAATCATCCGGCTGTCTTCCCAACGGTCCCGGTCGCCGTAATGTCCCGCCCGCTGGAAGAAGAAATTCTCGGCCGTGATTTCCCGGCCGTTTCCGTTGCGAAGCGTGCCGGCTTGTACATTTACCTGGTCGAAATCCTCCAGCCCGCGCAGAACCAGAAAACAGCGGCGCAATTCCCCTTTGGCCTGAAAGGAACGGATCGAGGGCGCTTCCGGTGGTTCCGGCCAGTCGAAATCCGGCTGCGGCGTGGTGCTGATGCCGGTTACTCCGAGACGGAAGCCGCGTTCGGCCTCCGTCGCGTTCGGCGTCACCGGAACTGCTGCCGGCCGGCGTTCCGGCTGTCGGCCGGCCGGCCAGCTGCAATGGGTTGCCAGTGTTTGATATACTTCCGGCTCCTGGGCGCCGAGGAACAGGGTGCCGCCGCAGAGAAGCGTTGCCAATATCTTTTTCATCCGTCGAAACCTTTGTCGAATAATCAGATTCTTCAATCGTTGCTGTTGGGCGCTTGTCAATTGGTCACGCTGCCCCAGTCGCTGAGGATGTCCGTGTCGGTATTGCCGTCCACATAGAAGCCGATTTCCCGCGACCATTTATCGACATGGCCATCGACGAAGAGCACATTGGAAACCCGGCCGTTGCCGTGACGGCGGACATAACCGGCATCCGGCTGGGCGGTATTGTTGGTCATCACCGGAACCCCGTCTCCCTCGAACAGGTAACCGCGTTCGGACGGCTTGGTCACCCGGGTCAGCGGCACTCCGGCCGCAGTCAGGTTGCCGGACGGATCGACTTCCCCGCAGATATAATAGTTGATCGCATAACTGAGACCGTAATAATCGGTGCGGCCGGTTCCGCCGACAAAGGTCGGGCAGTAAAATGGCGTCTGTTGAATCTGCGGATCGGTAAAACTCAATTGCGGCACGCCGAGGGTCGGCGCCAATTCATAGTAATAATAGGCGCCGGAGTCTTTAAATTTGCCGAGCGGCCCGTAGTCGTCGTTTTCATCGGCGTACATCAGGGCCGCCAGACCGATCTGTTTCAGGTTGCTGGTACATTTGATCGCCATGGCGGCGGCTTTCGCTTTGCTCAGCGCCGGCAGCAGCATGCTGGCCAATATGGCAATAATCGCGATGACGACGAGCAGTTCGATCAGTGTGAATTTTTTCTTTTGGTTCATTTTCAACAGCTCCTTTTTCTTAAGTTCAGATTATTTTTTTTTAACCGGGTAAAAACCATTATCGTTTGAGACAAGAATTGCCCAGCACCAACCGGCCCGGAATATTTTCCTGGACCAGCCATTTTCCTTCCTGTTCGCCCCGCTTGGCGTTGTGGCAGACCACTTCGACGGCCCGGCGGGCAATTTCCTGGTGGCGGTTGTCAATCGAAGTGATTTCCGGCGTGATTCCCATGCTCAGCGAACCGAAATCCATGCTGAGGATGGAAAGGTCTTCCGGTATTCTCAAGCCGCGCTGCCGCAATCCTTTCATCGTCCAGATGACCGCTTCGTCGTTGCCGAGAATCAAGGCGTCCGGCCGCTGCGGCAGCAGTTCGTCGAGCAGGCGGTCGACGACCGGCAGCGCATTCAGGAACGGCAGCGGCTTGGAATAAATCAGCGTCTCGTCCGGGAGCAGGCCGAGCTCCAAATGGGCGTCCCGGTAAGCCTTCGCCCGCAGCCGGCAGTCGATTGTGTCGTAATTGGATTTGACGAAAATGATCCGGCGGTGGCCGAGTTGCAGCAGATACCGCATCGCTTCCAGAAAGTTATGGTAATAATCCGGCGAGACAAACGCATAACGGTTGTCGCTGGACGGCTGGCTGATGAACAGTGCGTCGTCGAACGGATCGAAGAGGGGCAG harbors:
- a CDS encoding prepilin-type N-terminal cleavage/methylation domain-containing protein; the encoded protein is MNQKKKFTLIELLVVIAIIAILASMLLPALSKAKAAAMAIKCTSNLKQIGLAALMYADENDDYGPLGKFKDSGAYYYYELAPTLGVPQLSFTDPQIQQTPFYCPTFVGGTGRTDYYGLSYAINYYICGEVDPSGNLTAAGVPLTRVTKPSERGYLFEGDGVPVMTNNTAQPDAGYVRRHGNGRVSNVLFVDGHVDKWSREIGFYVDGNTDTDILSDWGSVTN
- a CDS encoding LacI family DNA-binding transcriptional regulator; translation: MPTKRTRLIDIAEATGVSLMTVSQALNPRPNSVRVSTHTRNKVLAAAKEMGYRPNLFAQRLVSRRTDIIGLVIDTEASHIYKNIMAEVERLTFEAGLRLQVGMVHDRFEAIKQYVDDFLGYGIENVLCFAHSYEFSDQVLPLFDPFDDALFISQPSSDNRYAFVSPDYYHNFLEAMRYLLQLGHRRIIFVKSNYDTIDCRLRAKAYRDAHLELGLLPDETLIYSKPLPFLNALPVVDRLLDELLPQRPDALILGNDEAVIWTMKGLRQRGLRIPEDLSILSMDFGSLSMGITPEITSIDNRHQEIARRAVEVVCHNAKRGEQEGKWLVQENIPGRLVLGNSCLKR